Proteins from a genomic interval of Lysobacter arenosi:
- a CDS encoding integration host factor subunit beta: MTKSELIEILSQRQAHLKGEDVDLAVKALLEMMGGSLSGGERIEIRGFGSFSLHYRPPRLGRNPKTGESVALPGKHVPHFKPGKELRERVSGVVPLDEAE, translated from the coding sequence ATGACCAAATCCGAGCTCATCGAGATCCTTTCGCAACGTCAGGCCCACCTGAAGGGCGAAGACGTGGATCTGGCGGTGAAGGCGCTGCTCGAGATGATGGGCGGATCGCTGTCGGGCGGAGAGCGGATCGAGATCCGCGGGTTCGGCAGCTTCTCGCTGCATTACCGTCCGCCGCGCCTGGGTCGCAATCCCAAGACCGGCGAATCGGTCGCGCTGCCCGGCAAGCATGTGCCGCACTTCAAGCCTGGCAAGGAACTGCGCGAGCGCGTCAGCGGCGTGGTGCCGCTCGACGAAGCCGAGTAA
- a CDS encoding carbon-nitrogen hydrolase — protein MKKTTLPVALIQDRDHGSREANLANIEARVAEAAKRGARLVLLQELHNGPYFCQHESVNEFDLAETIPGPSTERLGALAKQHGVVLVSSLFEKRAAGLYHNTAVVFDADGSTAGKYRKMHIPDDPGFYEKFYFTPGDIGFEPIQTSVGRLGVLVCWDQWYPEGARLMALAGAELLLYPTAIGWDPTDEQAEKDRQRDAWVLSHRGHAVANGLPVLSCNRVGHEQSPLDAAGIDFWGTSHVLGPQGEFLAQSTVAEPEILMAEVDMQRSEHVRRIWPFLRDRRIDAYGDLLKRYRD, from the coding sequence ATGAAGAAGACCACCCTCCCCGTCGCCCTGATCCAGGACCGCGACCACGGCAGCCGCGAGGCCAATCTGGCCAACATCGAGGCGCGCGTGGCCGAGGCCGCCAAGCGCGGTGCGAGGCTGGTGCTGCTGCAGGAACTGCATAACGGTCCGTACTTCTGCCAGCACGAGTCGGTCAACGAGTTCGATCTCGCCGAGACCATTCCCGGTCCGAGCACGGAACGTCTTGGCGCATTGGCGAAGCAGCATGGCGTGGTGCTGGTCAGCTCGCTGTTCGAGAAGCGCGCTGCCGGCCTGTACCACAACACCGCCGTCGTTTTCGATGCCGACGGCTCCACCGCCGGCAAGTACCGCAAGATGCACATCCCGGACGACCCGGGTTTCTACGAGAAGTTCTATTTCACGCCGGGTGATATCGGCTTCGAGCCGATCCAGACGTCGGTCGGTCGACTCGGTGTGCTCGTGTGCTGGGACCAGTGGTACCCGGAAGGCGCGCGCCTGATGGCGCTGGCCGGTGCCGAGCTGCTGCTGTACCCGACCGCGATCGGCTGGGACCCCACCGACGAACAAGCCGAGAAGGATCGCCAGCGCGATGCCTGGGTGCTCAGCCACCGCGGTCATGCCGTGGCCAACGGCCTGCCGGTGCTCAGCTGCAACCGCGTCGGCCACGAGCAGTCGCCGCTGGACGCGGCCGGCATCGACTTCTGGGGCACCAGCCATGTACTGGGTCCGCAGGGCGAGTTCCTTGCGCAGTCGACCGTCGCCGAGCCCGAGATCCTGATGGCCGAGGTCGACATGCAGCGAAGCGAGCACGTGCGCCGGATCTGGCCGTTCCTGCGCGATCGCCGCATCGACGCCTACGGCGACCTGCTCAAGCGTTACCGCGACTGA
- a CDS encoding TetR/AcrR family transcriptional regulator, whose product MSALTATSKGAATREAIIDRAYGIACSAGLEGLSIGPLAQAVGMSKSGVFAHFGSREDLQMAVLDAAGQRFVAHVLLPALKLPRGLPRLRAIVEAWFDWARQSSEGGCLLLSAASEYDDRPGEIRDRVVAHELRWRKELSRAISLAVETGDLAADTDAEQMAFEVYSLALIVHHDAGLFGFELAVTRGRRALERLFRSYSATL is encoded by the coding sequence ATGTCCGCATTGACCGCCACCAGCAAAGGCGCCGCCACCCGCGAAGCGATCATCGATCGCGCCTACGGCATCGCCTGCTCCGCCGGCCTGGAAGGCCTGTCGATTGGCCCCCTGGCCCAAGCCGTGGGAATGTCGAAGAGCGGCGTGTTCGCCCATTTCGGCTCGCGCGAAGACCTGCAGATGGCGGTCCTGGATGCGGCTGGCCAGCGCTTCGTCGCCCATGTCCTGCTGCCGGCGCTGAAACTGCCACGCGGCCTGCCCCGGCTTCGCGCGATCGTCGAAGCCTGGTTCGACTGGGCACGGCAATCGTCAGAAGGCGGCTGCCTGCTTCTCAGCGCTGCCAGCGAGTACGACGACCGCCCGGGTGAAATCCGCGACCGTGTCGTCGCCCATGAACTGCGCTGGCGCAAAGAGCTGTCCCGCGCCATCTCGCTGGCCGTCGAAACCGGCGACCTCGCTGCCGATACCGATGCAGAGCAGATGGCCTTCGAGGTCTACAGCCTTGCGCTGATCGTTCACCACGATGCCGGCCTGTTCGGCTTCGAACTGGCCGTGACCCGCGGCCGCCGCGCCCTCGAGCGGCTCTTCCGCTCGTACTCCGCCACCCTCTGA
- a CDS encoding alpha/beta fold hydrolase, whose translation MYPLIATISTTVRNIMRLYGLRLGFALGAPLSPGAAVQRAARLFSTPMSSSRSRALAASTQGAREEQLDVDGHAIAAYVWGNPDRQPYVLFAHGWSSHGTRIAAWLPGLIAAGYAVVAFDQPAHGRSPGTQATLPDFTRHLLAVGDHYGPAAAVIGHSLGGAATLLAMARGLKAGRAVLIAPAADPVAAAERFAHVMWIGHRLFQRMFTYFESRIGITFAEQQAHLNAPVIGRPALIVHDLEDRDVPWEEGERYARYWPDSRLLTTRGLGHRRVLDDGEVIAASLRFLHGEAVGDRIVSSTNLPFGVA comes from the coding sequence GTGTACCCGCTCATCGCCACAATTAGCACGACCGTTCGTAATATCATGCGACTGTACGGCCTGCGCCTGGGCTTCGCGCTCGGCGCCCCGCTTTCCCCCGGGGCAGCGGTGCAACGCGCCGCGCGCCTGTTCTCGACGCCGATGTCCTCGAGCCGCAGCCGCGCCCTCGCGGCGTCCACCCAGGGCGCTCGCGAAGAGCAACTCGATGTCGACGGACATGCCATAGCCGCGTACGTCTGGGGCAACCCGGACAGGCAGCCCTATGTGCTGTTTGCGCACGGCTGGTCCAGCCATGGCACTCGGATCGCCGCGTGGCTGCCCGGGCTGATCGCCGCAGGTTACGCGGTGGTCGCATTCGATCAGCCTGCCCACGGCCGCAGCCCTGGCACGCAGGCGACGCTGCCGGATTTCACCCGGCACCTGCTGGCCGTTGGCGACCACTACGGCCCGGCGGCGGCGGTGATCGGGCATTCGCTCGGTGGCGCGGCGACGCTGCTCGCCATGGCACGGGGATTGAAGGCAGGACGTGCGGTCCTGATCGCGCCGGCTGCCGATCCGGTTGCCGCGGCCGAACGATTCGCCCACGTGATGTGGATCGGACACCGGCTGTTCCAGCGCATGTTCACCTACTTCGAGAGCCGGATCGGCATCACCTTCGCCGAGCAGCAGGCACACCTGAACGCACCGGTCATCGGTCGCCCCGCGCTGATCGTGCACGACCTGGAAGACCGCGACGTTCCCTGGGAGGAAGGCGAGCGCTACGCACGCTACTGGCCGGACTCGCGGCTGCTGACCACGCGCGGCCTGGGCCATCGCCGCGTCCTCGACGATGGCGAAGTGATCGCTGCCAGCTTGCGCTTCCTGCACGGGGAAGCCGTTGGCGATCGCATCGTCTCCAGCACCAACCTGCCCTTCGGCGTGGCTTGA
- a CDS encoding LapA family protein yields the protein MRLLRLFIAIACLAVGAVIGALNRAPVLIDLGFARLPSNLGVALIVAVLLGVLIGGLAISASVVLPLRRRLARAQRQIPSTASPTASPGA from the coding sequence ATGCGCCTGCTTCGTTTGTTCATCGCCATCGCCTGCCTGGCCGTCGGTGCCGTCATCGGTGCGCTCAACCGCGCGCCCGTGCTGATCGATCTCGGTTTTGCCCGGCTGCCCAGCAACCTGGGCGTGGCACTGATCGTGGCGGTGCTGCTGGGCGTGCTGATCGGCGGGCTGGCCATCAGTGCCAGCGTGGTGCTGCCCCTGCGTCGCCGACTTGCGCGCGCGCAACGCCAGATCCCTTCGACTGCTTCACCGACCGCTTCCCCCGGGGCATGA
- a CDS encoding TraB/GumN family protein, translating to MIEATAQSALDAVLAGQPHAIVERDGVRYTLLGTAHVSLASVEAVRDAIDSGAFDAVAVELDPQRLQALTDPDALARLDLVQVIRTGKTALFAANLALAAYQRRLAEQLGIEPGAELKRAVLEARQRELPVHLIDRDVGLTFKRANNRLGWWSRAKLGGGLMAALFVDEEVGADEIEKLKQGDMLESSFGEFASDSPELYETVIAERDRYMAARLRETHGDAREVLAVVGAGHLQGLARHLKDEVRAPDTIREELESLPKKSDVPWFTILLAVFVLGGFAWGFWRGGIDVGSDLLLQWVLATGVLGAIGCAIAGGHPLSILVAFVASPITPLHPALASGTLSALTEAWIRKPTYADFMALRDDVQSWRGWWRNRVARVLLNFFLTSLGTAIGVWTGGLRMLGKLVG from the coding sequence ATGATCGAAGCCACTGCGCAGTCGGCACTCGATGCCGTCCTCGCCGGCCAGCCGCATGCGATCGTCGAGCGCGACGGCGTGCGCTACACGCTGCTGGGCACCGCACACGTCTCCCTGGCCAGCGTTGAAGCCGTCCGCGACGCCATCGACAGTGGCGCCTTCGATGCAGTCGCCGTCGAACTGGATCCGCAGCGCCTGCAGGCCCTGACCGACCCCGACGCTCTGGCGCGCCTGGACCTGGTCCAGGTCATCCGCACCGGCAAGACCGCATTGTTCGCGGCCAACCTGGCGTTGGCCGCCTACCAGCGGCGCCTCGCCGAACAGCTCGGCATCGAACCTGGCGCCGAACTCAAGCGCGCCGTCCTCGAGGCTCGCCAGCGCGAGCTGCCGGTACACCTGATCGATCGCGATGTCGGCCTCACCTTCAAGCGCGCCAACAACCGGCTCGGCTGGTGGTCCCGGGCGAAGCTCGGCGGCGGCCTGATGGCGGCGCTGTTCGTCGACGAAGAAGTCGGTGCCGACGAGATCGAGAAGCTCAAGCAGGGCGACATGCTCGAGTCGAGCTTCGGCGAGTTCGCCAGCGACAGTCCCGAGCTCTATGAAACCGTGATCGCCGAGCGCGATCGCTACATGGCCGCACGCCTGCGCGAGACCCATGGCGATGCACGCGAAGTGCTGGCCGTGGTCGGCGCCGGACACCTGCAGGGACTGGCGCGCCACCTCAAGGACGAAGTCCGCGCGCCGGACACGATTCGTGAAGAACTCGAGTCGTTGCCGAAGAAGAGCGACGTGCCGTGGTTCACGATCCTCCTGGCCGTGTTCGTACTGGGCGGTTTTGCCTGGGGCTTCTGGCGAGGCGGCATCGACGTCGGCTCCGACCTGCTTCTGCAATGGGTGCTGGCCACTGGCGTGCTCGGCGCGATCGGCTGCGCCATTGCCGGCGGCCATCCGCTCAGCATCCTGGTTGCCTTCGTCGCGTCGCCGATCACGCCGCTCCACCCGGCGCTCGCTTCGGGCACGCTCAGTGCGCTCACCGAGGCGTGGATCCGCAAACCGACCTATGCCGACTTCATGGCCCTGCGCGACGACGTGCAGAGCTGGCGCGGCTGGTGGCGCAATCGCGTGGCACGCGTACTGCTCAACTTCTTCCTGACCAGCCTGGGCACGGCGATCGGCGTGTGGACAGGTGGTTTGCGGATGCTGGGCAAACTGGTCGGCTGA
- the ykgO gene encoding type B 50S ribosomal protein L36 has translation MKVLSSLKSAKARHRDCKVVRRRGKVFVICKSNPRFKARQR, from the coding sequence ATGAAGGTCCTGTCCTCTCTGAAGTCGGCGAAGGCCCGTCACCGCGACTGCAAAGTCGTCCGCCGCCGTGGCAAGGTCTTCGTGATCTGCAAGTCGAACCCGCGTTTCAAGGCGCGTCAGCGCTAA
- a CDS encoding type IV pilin protein, whose product MHEHVDRPTCKTCRQPSGFTLIELMIVVAIVAILAAIAYPSYQGHVIRTRRAAAAVCMLEVAQFMERYYTTHLRYVDDAGAAPTIPATQCRTDLQSHYTIGLADGTVVGAYSVQAVPKGVQAIRDTKCVTLAINQLGAKSESGTAATATECF is encoded by the coding sequence ATGCACGAGCACGTAGATCGGCCGACCTGTAAAACCTGCAGGCAGCCTTCGGGTTTTACACTGATCGAGCTGATGATCGTCGTGGCGATCGTCGCGATCCTGGCAGCGATCGCGTATCCCAGCTATCAGGGTCATGTCATCAGGACCCGACGCGCGGCGGCGGCGGTGTGCATGCTGGAAGTGGCGCAGTTCATGGAGCGCTACTACACCACGCACTTGCGATACGTCGATGACGCGGGCGCGGCGCCGACCATTCCGGCGACGCAGTGTCGAACCGATCTGCAAAGTCACTACACGATCGGCTTGGCCGACGGCACCGTCGTCGGGGCCTACTCGGTCCAGGCCGTACCCAAGGGCGTACAAGCCATCCGCGACACGAAGTGCGTAACGCTGGCGATCAACCAGCTGGGAGCGAAGAGCGAATCCGGAACTGCCGCCACCGCGACGGAATGCTTCTAG
- a CDS encoding agmatine deiminase family protein yields the protein MNEPVLRFPAEWEPQSAVLIAWPTADTDWADRLGEVEETYIALVAAITRFEPAVICVADEDVEAYARARLSSARVDMTQVRFVEVAYDDTWLRDSGPITLRREGGFRLLDFRFTGWGGKFDASQDDLLVERLHDAGTFVNSSRYPVDFALEGGAIDSDGEGTLLTTWQCLHERHPETSREDLTGKLSSWLHQERVLWLDHGYLEGDDTDAHVDTLARFAARDAIVYQDCDDPADSHFTELQAMGKELAALRTRDGKPYRLFPLPWAKPIVDEGRRLLAASYANFLIVNGAVLMPAYGDEADSRAQAVLAEAFPGREIVPVPCRPLIWQNGSLHCITMQLPQGVVA from the coding sequence ATGAACGAACCTGTATTGCGCTTCCCCGCGGAGTGGGAACCCCAGTCCGCGGTCCTGATTGCATGGCCGACCGCCGATACCGACTGGGCTGATCGCCTGGGCGAGGTCGAAGAGACCTACATCGCCCTGGTCGCCGCCATCACCCGCTTCGAGCCGGCCGTCATCTGCGTGGCCGACGAGGATGTGGAAGCGTATGCGCGCGCCCGCCTGTCCTCGGCGCGCGTCGACATGACGCAGGTCCGCTTCGTCGAAGTCGCCTACGACGACACCTGGCTGCGCGACTCCGGCCCGATCACGCTGCGCCGCGAAGGCGGTTTCCGCCTGCTCGATTTCCGCTTCACCGGCTGGGGCGGCAAGTTCGACGCCAGCCAGGACGACCTGCTGGTCGAGCGTCTGCACGATGCTGGAACGTTCGTTAACAGTTCGCGCTATCCGGTTGATTTTGCTCTGGAAGGCGGCGCGATCGACAGCGACGGCGAAGGCACCCTCCTGACCACCTGGCAGTGCCTGCACGAGCGTCATCCGGAAACGTCGCGCGAGGACCTGACGGGGAAACTCTCCAGCTGGTTGCACCAGGAGCGCGTGCTGTGGCTCGACCACGGCTACCTGGAAGGCGACGACACCGACGCCCACGTCGATACCCTCGCCCGCTTCGCCGCCCGCGACGCAATCGTCTACCAGGACTGCGACGACCCGGCCGATTCGCATTTCACCGAACTGCAGGCGATGGGCAAGGAGCTTGCCGCGCTGCGTACCCGCGACGGTAAGCCCTACCGCCTGTTCCCGCTGCCGTGGGCCAAACCCATCGTCGACGAAGGTCGTCGCCTGCTGGCCGCGAGCTACGCCAATTTCCTGATCGTCAACGGTGCCGTGCTGATGCCCGCCTACGGCGACGAGGCCGACAGTCGTGCCCAGGCCGTGCTGGCCGAAGCATTCCCCGGCCGCGAGATCGTGCCGGTGCCCTGCCGCCCGCTGATCTGGCAGAACGGCAGCCTGCACTGCATCACGATGCAGCTTCCCCAGGGCGTGGTGGCGTAA
- the rpsA gene encoding 30S ribosomal protein S1, whose translation MTESFAELFEQSQTNLAKLKPGAIVTGVVVEVRGDVVVINAGLKSEGIVPIEQFRNDAGEIDVAVGDEVKVALDSIENGFGETVLSREKAKRAMVWDELEQALEKNETITGRISGKVKGGFTVDIKDVRGFLPGSLVDVRPVRDSAYLEGKELEFKLIKLDRKRNNIVVSRRAVVESEYSVEREQLLEKLQEGAILKGVVKNLTDYGAFVDLGGIDGLLHITDMAWKRVRHPSEVVEVGQELDVRVLKYDRERNRVSLGLKQLGEDPWDNIARRYPANTRVFGKVSNVTDYGAFVEIEPGVEGLVHVSEMDWTNKNVNPSKIVQVGDEVQVMVLDVDEERRRISLGMKQVTSNPWETFAAIHKKGDKVSGQIKSITDFGIFIGLDGGIDGLVHLSDLSWATTGEDVVRNFKKGDNLEAVVLAVDPERERISLGVKQLEQDPMGQYVATNAKGSIVKGKVKEVDAKGATIELDNGVEGYVAARDIAKERVEDASQYLKVGQEVEAKIIGTDRKGRSMQLSIKAKDEAEQQEALADYNRSSSSDASSGTTKLGALLREQLGNKSE comes from the coding sequence ATGACCGAATCATTTGCCGAGCTGTTCGAACAAAGCCAGACCAATCTGGCCAAGCTGAAGCCGGGCGCAATCGTCACCGGTGTTGTCGTGGAAGTCCGCGGCGACGTCGTGGTGATCAACGCCGGCCTGAAGTCCGAAGGCATCGTGCCGATCGAACAGTTCCGTAACGACGCGGGCGAGATCGACGTGGCCGTGGGCGACGAAGTCAAGGTCGCGCTCGACTCCATCGAGAACGGCTTCGGCGAGACCGTCCTGTCGCGCGAGAAGGCCAAGCGCGCCATGGTGTGGGACGAACTCGAGCAGGCGCTCGAGAAGAACGAGACCATCACCGGCCGCATCTCCGGCAAGGTCAAGGGCGGCTTCACCGTCGACATCAAGGACGTGCGCGGCTTCCTGCCGGGTTCCCTGGTCGACGTGCGCCCGGTCCGCGACTCCGCGTACCTGGAAGGCAAGGAGCTCGAGTTCAAGCTCATCAAGCTCGATCGCAAGCGCAACAACATCGTCGTCTCCCGCCGTGCGGTGGTTGAGAGCGAGTACAGCGTCGAGCGCGAGCAGCTGCTCGAGAAGCTGCAGGAAGGCGCGATCCTCAAGGGCGTCGTCAAGAACCTCACCGATTACGGTGCGTTCGTCGACCTCGGCGGCATCGATGGCCTGCTGCACATCACCGACATGGCGTGGAAGCGCGTGCGTCACCCGTCGGAAGTCGTGGAAGTCGGCCAGGAGCTGGACGTCCGCGTGCTCAAGTACGACCGCGAGCGCAACCGCGTCAGCCTCGGCCTCAAGCAGCTGGGCGAGGATCCGTGGGACAACATCGCCCGTCGCTACCCGGCCAACACCCGCGTGTTCGGCAAGGTCTCCAACGTCACCGATTACGGCGCGTTCGTCGAGATCGAGCCGGGCGTCGAAGGCCTGGTGCACGTGTCCGAGATGGATTGGACCAACAAGAACGTCAACCCGTCCAAGATCGTGCAGGTCGGTGACGAGGTTCAGGTCATGGTCCTGGACGTCGACGAGGAGCGTCGCCGCATCTCGCTGGGCATGAAGCAGGTCACCAGCAACCCGTGGGAAACCTTCGCCGCCATCCACAAGAAGGGCGACAAGGTTTCGGGCCAGATCAAGTCGATCACCGACTTCGGCATCTTCATCGGCCTGGACGGCGGTATCGATGGCCTGGTCCACCTGTCCGACCTGAGCTGGGCAACCACCGGCGAAGACGTGGTCCGCAACTTCAAGAAGGGCGACAACCTGGAAGCCGTCGTGCTCGCCGTCGATCCGGAGCGCGAGCGCATCAGCCTGGGCGTCAAGCAGCTTGAGCAGGACCCGATGGGCCAGTACGTGGCGACCAACGCCAAGGGCTCGATCGTCAAGGGCAAGGTCAAGGAAGTCGACGCCAAGGGCGCGACCATCGAGCTCGACAATGGCGTGGAAGGCTACGTGGCCGCCCGCGACATCGCCAAGGAGCGCGTCGAGGATGCTTCGCAGTACCTCAAGGTCGGCCAGGAAGTCGAAGCCAAGATCATCGGCACGGACCGCAAGGGCCGTTCGATGCAGCTGTCGATCAAGGCCAAGGACGAAGCCGAGCAGCAGGAGGCCCTGGCGGACTACAACCGCTCGTCGTCGTCCGATGCTTCCAGCGGCACGACCAAGCTGGGCGCGCTGCTGCGCGAGCAGCTGGGCAACAAGTCCGAGTAA
- a CDS encoding GNAT family N-acetyltransferase, whose translation MTLSIRKAVAGDLPAITALYAREVDEHVATYEYDAPDQAEMTRRWQAIVAQGYPYIVAELDGRFAGYAYASSYRSREGYRWTVEDTVYIVPELQGRGVGRALLQTLIDECTQLGFRQMVAVVGDVSNTASIALHERLGFRTVGVFSGLGRKHGRWLDTVQMQLDLGAGLTTAPESA comes from the coding sequence ATCACGCTTTCGATCCGCAAAGCCGTCGCCGGCGACTTGCCGGCGATCACCGCGTTGTACGCACGCGAAGTCGATGAGCACGTCGCCACCTACGAATACGACGCGCCCGACCAGGCCGAGATGACCCGGCGCTGGCAGGCGATCGTCGCGCAGGGCTATCCCTACATCGTCGCCGAGCTTGACGGGCGATTCGCCGGTTACGCCTACGCCAGCAGCTACCGCAGCCGCGAGGGCTATCGCTGGACGGTCGAGGACACGGTCTACATCGTTCCCGAACTGCAGGGCCGCGGCGTCGGCCGGGCGCTGCTGCAAACGCTGATCGACGAGTGCACCCAACTCGGATTCCGGCAGATGGTCGCTGTGGTCGGCGATGTCAGCAACACCGCCTCGATCGCTTTGCACGAGCGCCTTGGATTCCGCACGGTCGGTGTGTTTTCCGGGCTGGGGCGGAAGCACGGGCGCTGGCTGGATACCGTGCAAATGCAGCTGGACCTGGGCGCGGGGCTGACGACCGCGCCAGAGAGCGCCTGA
- the cmk gene encoding (d)CMP kinase has translation MNSADPHSSIPVLTIDGPSGSGKGTISRLVSQQLGWHYLDSGALYRAVGVAAGWADLDLADPAALVRCAFDTRVGFRDDPSGELRVLVNDIDATDELRTETAGAAASAIAAIPEVRSALKDRQRAFRQAPGLVADGRDMGTVIFPDAPFKVFLTASAEERAERRYKQLKDKGVSVNLDGLLREILARDARDASRAVAPLRPADDAVRIDTTGLGIDAVVERVLQLVTP, from the coding sequence ATGAATAGCGCAGACCCCCACAGCAGCATTCCCGTCCTGACCATCGATGGGCCTTCGGGCTCCGGCAAGGGCACTATCAGCCGCCTCGTCTCCCAGCAACTGGGCTGGCATTACCTCGACTCCGGCGCCCTGTACCGGGCGGTGGGCGTCGCCGCCGGCTGGGCCGACCTCGACCTGGCCGACCCTGCCGCCCTGGTCCGCTGCGCCTTCGATACCCGGGTCGGCTTCCGTGACGACCCCTCGGGCGAGCTGCGGGTGCTGGTCAACGACATCGACGCCACCGACGAACTGCGCACCGAGACCGCCGGGGCGGCCGCTTCGGCCATCGCCGCGATCCCGGAGGTGCGCTCGGCCCTGAAAGACCGCCAGCGCGCCTTCCGCCAGGCCCCGGGCCTGGTCGCAGACGGTCGTGACATGGGTACGGTCATCTTCCCGGATGCCCCCTTCAAGGTGTTTCTGACCGCCAGCGCCGAAGAAAGAGCGGAAAGGCGCTATAAGCAGTTGAAAGACAAGGGGGTTTCAGTTAATTTAGATGGTCTGCTGCGGGAGATCCTTGCCCGCGACGCCCGCGATGCCAGTCGCGCGGTGGCTCCGTTGCGCCCGGCCGACGACGCCGTTCGCATCGACACCACCGGCCTTGGCATCGATGCGGTCGTCGAGCGTGTGCTGCAACTGGTGACACCGTAA
- the lapB gene encoding lipopolysaccharide assembly protein LapB: MAFISEWFWFFLLLPIAAVSGWIIGRRGGERHSDTQVSRLSTTYFRGLNYLLNEQPDKAIELFLHIAELDKDTFETQVALGHLFRRRGEVDRAIRLHQALVQRPGLSDQQRVQALLALGEDYMRSGLLDRAETVFSDLVALDMRAPLALRHLIGIYQSERDWDKAIENARRYEEATGEPMGKLIAQFECELAERHRAAGDIDAAQAAVKRAYEADANSVRAGMIEGRLEVESGNDAGAIRAFERVARVDPDYLPEILPPLLASYERVGDAPGARAFLAEMTEHYRGISPVLALTHMVEHEEGVPAARAYLARQLKDRPSVRGEAALIDLTLAEGADPAATLHDLKHITDQLLVRNPSYRCNRCGFGARSHHWQCPSCKEWGTIKPLLNYAVV, from the coding sequence ATGGCGTTCATCAGTGAATGGTTCTGGTTCTTCCTGCTGCTGCCGATCGCGGCAGTCAGCGGCTGGATCATTGGTCGTCGCGGTGGCGAGCGCCACAGCGACACCCAGGTCAGTCGCCTCTCGACGACCTATTTCCGCGGTCTGAACTACCTGCTCAACGAGCAGCCGGACAAGGCCATCGAGTTGTTCCTGCACATCGCCGAACTCGACAAGGACACCTTCGAGACCCAGGTCGCGCTCGGCCACCTGTTCCGTCGTCGCGGCGAAGTCGACCGTGCCATCCGCCTGCACCAGGCGCTGGTGCAGCGTCCGGGCCTGAGCGACCAGCAGCGCGTGCAGGCACTGCTCGCACTGGGCGAGGACTACATGCGCTCGGGCCTGCTCGATCGTGCCGAGACGGTGTTCAGTGACCTGGTGGCGCTGGACATGCGCGCGCCGCTGGCGCTGCGCCACCTGATCGGCATCTACCAGTCCGAACGCGACTGGGACAAGGCGATCGAGAATGCGCGCCGCTACGAAGAGGCGACCGGTGAGCCGATGGGCAAGCTGATTGCCCAGTTCGAGTGCGAGCTTGCCGAACGCCATCGTGCTGCCGGAGATATCGATGCGGCGCAGGCGGCAGTGAAGCGCGCCTACGAGGCCGATGCCAATTCCGTCCGTGCCGGCATGATCGAAGGTCGTCTCGAAGTCGAGTCCGGCAATGATGCCGGCGCCATCCGCGCCTTCGAGCGGGTTGCACGCGTCGATCCCGATTACCTCCCCGAGATCCTGCCGCCGCTGCTCGCCAGCTATGAGCGCGTCGGCGACGCGCCGGGTGCACGCGCATTCCTGGCGGAGATGACCGAGCACTATCGCGGCATCTCGCCGGTGCTGGCGTTGACGCACATGGTGGAGCACGAGGAGGGCGTGCCGGCGGCACGTGCCTACCTTGCCCGGCAGCTCAAGGATCGTCCGTCGGTCCGGGGCGAAGCGGCATTGATCGACCTGACCCTGGCCGAGGGCGCCGACCCGGCGGCAACGTTGCACGATCTCAAGCACATCACCGACCAGTTGCTGGTTCGCAACCCCAGCTATCGCTGCAACCGTTGCGGCTTCGGCGCACGCAGCCATCACTGGCAATGCCCGAGCTGCAAGGAGTGGGGAACGATCAAGCCGCTGCTGAACTACGCGGTGGTCTGA